CATGGCGGAAGTGCTGGACTGGGATACCGATCGCGTCGAGCGCGAGATCGAGATGTTCGAGCAGCGGGTCGCAGCCGAGCTGGCCAGCCAGGTGACGGAGTCCGACGACGAGGCGGACCGATTCCTCCGCGGCGTGCCCGAGGTCCGCGAGTTCCTGGTGGAGGCGGCCTTCGATCCCGCGAGCGCCCAGCCGGTCGTCGACCACCCGGTCGAGCAGGGGGCCTGAGGCCCTACGACGGACGGCCCCGGTCGTCGGCGGACCCCGAACCGGACCCCGAACCGGACCCCGAACCGTTCCTGCCCGTTCCCGCCCCGCCCGAAACCAGAAATCCGCTACCGTCCTGTCCGACCCGCCACCCCGATACGGGTAGCTGATCGTGCGGGAGAGTAGCGGATTCCGGGAGGGGTGGACGCGACGACGGCGCCGACCGGGTGGTCGGCCCCGTCAGCGGGTCACTTGATCTCGCAGAGCACTGCACCCTGGGTGACCGCGGCACCGGCGTCCACGGACAGGTCGGTGATGACGCCGTCCTTGTGCGCGGTGACCGGGTTCTCCATCTTCATGGCCTCGAGCACGGCCACGAGCTCGCCGGTCTTGACCTCCTGGCCCTCCTCGACGGCCACCTTCACGACGGTGCCCTGCATGGGGGCCGACACGGCGTCACCGGACGCGGCCGCACCGGCGGCGCCGCCACGGGTCCGGGCCTTGGCCTTACGGCGGACGGTGCCGCCGTCGTGCGATCCGCCGAAGGCCAGATCGCCGGGCAGCGAGACCTCGACGCGGCGGCCGTCCACCTCGACGACGACCTTCTTGCGCTCGACGGGCTCGTCATCGTCGGCCGGGGCGCCGGTCGCGGTCCACGGCTCGATCGGGTTGTCCCACTCCTCCTCGATCCACTTGGTGTAGACGTCGAAGCCCTTGCCGTCGCCGACGAACGCGGGGTTGGTGACGACGTGGGCGTGGAACGGCAGGACGGTGGCCATGCCCTCGATCTTGTACTCGGCGAGCGCGCGCGCCGAGCGGGCGAGCGCCTGGTCGCGGTCCTCGCCCCAGACGATCAGCTTGGCGAGCATCGAGTCGAACTGGCCGCCGATCGTGTCGCCCTGCTCGACGCCGGAGTCCATGCGCACACCCGGGCCGGTGGGCTCCTGGTAGGTGGTGATGGTGCCGGGGGCCGGGAGGAAGCCGCGGCCGGCGTCCTCGCCGTTGATGCGGAACTCGAACGCGTGGCCACGGGGGGCCGGGTCCTCGGTGAACTCGAGCACCTCGCCCTCCGCGATCTTGAACTGCTGCAGCACGAGGTCGATTCCCGCGGTCTCCTCGGTGACCGGGTGCTCCACCTGGAGGCGGGTGTTGACCTCGAGGAAGGAGATCGTGTCGCCCTGGACCATGTACTCGACGGTGCCGGCGCCGTAGTAGCCGGCCTCCTTGCAGATGGCCTTGGCCGAGTCGTGGATCCGCTTGCGCTGCTCGTCGGTGAGGAACGGCGCCGGGGCCTCCTCGACGAGCTTCTGGAAACGGCGCTGCAGGGAGCAGTCGCGGGTGCCGGCCACGACGACGTTGCCGTGCTGGTCGGCAAGTACCTGGGCCTCGACGTGGCGGGCCTTGTCGAGGTACTGCTCCACGAAGCACTCGCCGCGGCCGAACGCGGAGATGGCCTCACGGGTGGCCGAGTCGAAGAGTTCGGCGACCTCGGACATCTCGTGCGCGACCTTCATCCCGCGCCCGCCACCACCGAAGGCGGCCTTGATGGCGATGGGCAGGCCGTACTCCTCCGCGAACGTCACGACCTCGCTCGCGTCCTTGACCGGGTCCTTGGTGCCGGCCGCCATCGGAGCCTTGGCGCGCTCGGCGATGTGGCGTGCGGTGACCTTGTCGCCCAGGTCGCGGATGGCGCTCGGCGGCGGGCCGATCCAGATCAGCCCGGCGTCGATGACGGCCTGCGCGAAGTCGGCGTTCTCGGAGAGGAAGCCGTACCCGGGGTGGATGGCGTCGGCGCCGGACTTCGCGGCGGCGTCAAGGATCTTGTCGAAGACCAGGTAGGACTCCGCGGACGTCTGGCCCCCGAGGGCGAAGGCCTCGTCGGCCAGCTTGACGAACAATGCATCGGCGTCGGGCTCGGCGTACACGGCC
This Dietzia psychralcaliphila DNA region includes the following protein-coding sequences:
- a CDS encoding acetyl/propionyl/methylcrotonyl-CoA carboxylase subunit alpha, which encodes MPSHASSHITKVLVANRGEIAVRVIRAAKDAGLASVAVYAEPDADALFVKLADEAFALGGQTSAESYLVFDKILDAAAKSGADAIHPGYGFLSENADFAQAVIDAGLIWIGPPPSAIRDLGDKVTARHIAERAKAPMAAGTKDPVKDASEVVTFAEEYGLPIAIKAAFGGGGRGMKVAHEMSEVAELFDSATREAISAFGRGECFVEQYLDKARHVEAQVLADQHGNVVVAGTRDCSLQRRFQKLVEEAPAPFLTDEQRKRIHDSAKAICKEAGYYGAGTVEYMVQGDTISFLEVNTRLQVEHPVTEETAGIDLVLQQFKIAEGEVLEFTEDPAPRGHAFEFRINGEDAGRGFLPAPGTITTYQEPTGPGVRMDSGVEQGDTIGGQFDSMLAKLIVWGEDRDQALARSARALAEYKIEGMATVLPFHAHVVTNPAFVGDGKGFDVYTKWIEEEWDNPIEPWTATGAPADDDEPVERKKVVVEVDGRRVEVSLPGDLAFGGSHDGGTVRRKAKARTRGGAAGAAASGDAVSAPMQGTVVKVAVEEGQEVKTGELVAVLEAMKMENPVTAHKDGVITDLSVDAGAAVTQGAVLCEIK